The genomic region AACCCGAGACACCCCAACCTGCAGCACAAACCCCGCAGCCTGCAGCCCAGAGCGATTCACAGAGCGATCCTGGCGCGCCGACGCAGATCGCCTCTGCGCCGGCCAGCCCACAACCTGCTGCCGCCCGTCCGGCGGTTACCAGCAGTGAATGGAAAATACAGGTTTCCTCACAGCGTTCGCGCCGTGCAGCAGAATCCTCCTTCGACAACATAAAGCGCCGCTTTTCCTCCATTCTGGGTGACCGGACGGCAGCGATCGAGCGCGCGGACATCGAGGGCAAGGGGACCTTCTACAGGGTCAAAGTCCTGGCCAGTTCGCGCAAGGACGCCACCGATATCTGCGGCAGGCTCAAATCGGCAGGCGGCAGCTGTTTCGTAACCCGCTGACCCGGCAAGGTTTGACGCTTGTAGCTGCCTGATATCGGTTGCCGCACGCTTTCGCCTTGTCATTTTGGCGGCGGGCTCCAATGCCATTGACCGGCATCAAAACCGCTTTTCTTTGCTCAAGACACGCTCTAAGTTCCCCGCGATGGGAATCAAGGCATTCATTACCGGTGTAGCGGGAACATCGCTTAGTGACGAAGAGCGCAGCTTCATCGATCACGAGCATCCCTGGGGACTGATTCTGTTTGCGCGCAACATCGAGGAACCAAGGCAGGTCCACCGCCTTGTCGATGAATTCCGAGAAAGCGTCGGAAGGGGCAATGCGCCGGTACTGATCGATCAGGAGGGCGGCCGCGTTCAGCGCCTTTGCCCGCCTCATTGGGAAGCTTATGCGACGGCCCGGCAATTGGGGGATTTGTGGCGCCACGATCCAGCAGCCGGTGAGGAAGCAATTCGCCTGCATTCGCGCCTGATTGCATTCGATCTCCTCAATCTGGGTATCAATGTCGATTGCCTGCCGGTGCTCGATGTGCCGGTTGAGGGCAGCCATGACATCATCGGCGACCGGGCCTATTCCAGCAATCCGCAGGAAGTGGCGGCGATGGGCCGCATGGCTTGCGAGGGGCTGCTGGCAGGTGGCGTCTTGCCGGTGGTAAAGCACATTCCCGGCCATGGCCGCGCCAGCACTGACAGTCACCTGGAACTTCCGGAAGTCCATGCCGGTCATGACGCGCTTTCGGCCACTGACTTCGCACCGTTCAAGGCGCTGGCGGACATGCCGCTCGCCATGACCGCCCATGTGCGGTTTCATGCCCTCGACCGCGAACATCCGGCAACGGTGTCGCAAAGCATCATTACCGCCATTATCCGGGGCGAAATCGGGTTTGACGGCCTGCTGATGAGCGATGATCTTTCAATGCAGGCGCTGGAAGGCACACTGGCCGATCGCACAGAAGCCAGCATTGGCGCGGGCTGCGACATGGTCCTGCATTGCAATGGCGACATGCGGGAAATGACGGAAGTCGCCTCGGTCTGCCCGGTGCTGGAGGGCAGGGCGCTTGAGCGGGCCGAAAATGCAGAGGCCCTGCTGGTTGAGTCCGGTGAAATTGATGTGGATGCCGCAAGGGCACGCTACCGCGACTTGTTGGAACCTGCCGTCTGATCGGCTAGGATCATGCGCTAACGGCTGTCAGTACAAAGACCTGGACAAATTGACAGCAAGACAGCGGCGTGACGCACAGTGGTATGGCGCGCAAAACGCTGCAGGAAACAACGTACTATCCAGGGCAAGACGGGCATAATGAGCGACAATCCATTCAATGAGCCGGATTTCTGGGCGAGGCGCGATGAGGACCGCGCTGTGTCCGACCCGCTTCTGGTGGTTGATGTGGACGGTTTTGAAGGCCCGCTCGACCTGCTGCTGGAGCTTGCCCGCCGCCAGAAAGTCGATCTTTCAAGGATATCGATCCTGGCCCTGGCCGAACAATATCTTGAATTCATCGCCGAGGTCAGAAAGCTGCGCATTGAACTGGCAGCGGACTATCTGGTGATGGCGGCATGGCTTGCCTATCTGAAATCGCGTCTGTTGCTTCCTGACCATGAGGATGACGAGGAAGGTCCTTCCGGTGAAGAACTTGCCGCCCAGCTTGCTTTCCGCCTGCAGCGCCTGGAAGCGATGCGCGAGGCCGCCTCCCGCCTGATCAATCGCAACCGGCTGGGGCGGGATTTTTTCCCCCGCGGCATGCCCGAGCCCATCGTCACCGAAAAGACCCAGCAATATGAGGCTTCGCTCTATGACCTGCTGACGGCCTATGCCGCCCAGCGCCAGCGCAACGCCATTTCGACGGTGACGATTTCCCAGCGCCAGGTCTGGTCGCTCAGCGAGGCGCGTGAAATCCTCGAACGCATGATTGGCGGTCTGAAGGACTGGACGCCGCTCGACAGCTTTCTGCTTGATTACATTCCCGATCCGAAAATGCGGGCCAGCGTGCTTGCTTCCTCCTTTGCCGCCTCGCTGGAGATGGTCCGCGAGGGCAGGCTGGACGTGCGTCAGGAAGGGGCTTATGAGCCGATCTATCTGAAACAACAGGTCAACTGAGGACAAGGAAATGGGCGAACGCGGCTCCGCTGCCGAAGAAGAACAGGAACAGGCAACCATCCTGCCCTTTGCCCCTCCGGGAAAGGTGGCCGGCGAGGCGATGGATGCTCGCGACCTGCGCGAGCAGCTTCGAATGATCGAGGCAATTCTGTTTGCTTCCTCTGAACCGGTTTCTGAAAAGGCGCTGCGCGAACGCATGCCCGACGGCATCGATTTCGATGCCTTGATGGCTGAACTGCAGCAGGCCTATGCCGGGCGCGGTGTCAATGTGGTGCGCATCGGCGGTAACTGGGCTTTCAGGACGGCCGACGATCTGGGGTTTTTGCTGCAGAACGAAGCCGTTGAGACGCGAAAGCTCAGCCGTGCGGCACTGGAAGTGCTGGCAACCGTCGCCTATCATCAGCCGGTTACCCGCGCCGAGGTGGAAGAGGTGCGTGGCGTTGCAACGTCCAAGGGGACACTGGACGTATTGCTGGAAACCGGCTGGGTGAAGATGCGCGGACGGCGCAAGACGCCGGGCCGGCCGGTGACCTATGGCACCACCGATGCATTTCTGGATCATTTCGGACTTGCCGAATTGCGTGATCTGCCGGGGCTGGATGAACTAAAGGGTGCCGGCCTTCTGCAGGGCAGGCTGCCGGCCAATTTTCAGATTCCCGTGCCGGATGGCGTTGACGACCTGGCCGAGGACGAAGACCCCTTTACGCCGGACGATCTGGAAGAGCTTGGCTTGCTGCCGCCCACGGGCGGTGATGAGGACGGGGAATAGGCCACGCAAAGGCCGCATTTGCATGCGGCAAATACCCTTGACCGGTTTGTCCACGGGTAATCCCGCCGATGCGAAATCTCGTTACAATTTTTTTCCTGAGCGTGGTTGCAGCAATGCTTCTCGTTGCCGGATCGCCCGCCGGCGCACAGCAGGAGGCAATCCCCGCCCCGCCGCCGTCCTCACTGGAGGTCGAAGGCCGTCAGGCTGAGGAAATCTGGATTGTCACAAAGTCGGGCCGGTTCCGCTTCACCGCCGAGATTGCCGATGATCCGCAGGAGCGCTCGCGCGGACTGATGTTTCGCAAATCCATGCCGCCCAAGCATGGCATGTTGTTCGACTTCGGAGAGGTGCGGCCGGTTCACATGTGGATGCGCAACACGCCGCTCTCCCTCGACATGGTGTTTCTTGATGAAACCGGTACCGTTACAAGCATTGCCGAGCGCACCACGCCGTTTTCCGATGCAATCATCGATTCAGGCGGGCCGATTTCCCATGTTCTGGAACTCAATGCCGGAATTGTCCGCCTCATCGGCCTGCAGCCCGGCGACAGGGTGGAGCATGCTTCGTTCGAACAGTAGTTTTAGTGCGTCCAGGGTGTTTTGCGCGAATAGGCAAAATTGTCGGCATAGGACATGACCCTGCGGGCCTTGCGGGCAGGGGGGGCAGGTTCCACGCGATAGTCGAGACCCTCGCGTTCGGCATAGGCCACCGCTTCTTCCTGACTGTCGAATTCCAGCCGGATCTGGGACTTCATGTCCGATGACGAAGTATAGCCCATAAGCGGCTCGATGCGGCGTGCCGTCTCGCGCTCGAATTCAAGCACCCAGCTGCCGGTTTTCGCGCGGCCCGACTGCATGGCCGTTTTGGACGGACTGAATATTCTGGCAGTCATCGCAGCTTCTCCCCGCAGGTTGGGCTCAATCCCGTGGTGGAAAACTGGTCGGAGCGGAGAGATTCGAACTCCCGACCCTCTGGTCCCAAACCAGATGCGCTACCAGGCTGCGCTACGCTCCGAAGTTGTTTTCGCAGGGAATTGCGAAGGGTTCCTTAGCCGAAGCACCGGCCAACCGCAAGGGCGCAGATGCGGTTGCGCAGCGTGGGAATTGCAGAAATCTGAACACGCCCCCGGCAAGGCTTGCAAATCCCGCGCCGCCATGCGTCAACAGCGCCGTCGTCCGTGCATTCGCGGTGGAGAACTGCTTCCATTTGCGTGCCACACACACTAGATTTGCGGCGAATCCGGTCCCGTAGCTCAGCTGGATAGAGCATCCGCCTTCTAAGCGGACGGTCGCAGGTTCGAATCCTGCCGGGATCGCCATCCTTTTTATAGGCTTCTGTTTTCATTTGCATTTTCCCGATTTTTTCCCAACCACCGCCTTAGGTTGGGAAACTTTCTGTTCTGTTTTTGTATCGGAAAGAAGATCGAATGCCTGGTCGGCGAGAAGCGCACTTTCAGCAGCGGCGGTGTATCTGGCGACTTCTGAAAGGCTCGTGTGGCCGGTGACAGCCTTTATCTGATTAGCAGTGGCGCCGCTTTCCGCGAGCCTTTTTGCCATCCTCTTTCGAAGCCCATGTGCACTACAATTCTTCAAACCTGCATTGTCACACGCTGCCCTGAAAAAATTTCCGAAGCCGGCCGCTGTGAACGGCATGCCACGGCTGGTCAGAAGGAAGGCCAGGTTG from Salaquimonas pukyongi harbors:
- the scpB gene encoding SMC-Scp complex subunit ScpB, producing MGERGSAAEEEQEQATILPFAPPGKVAGEAMDARDLREQLRMIEAILFASSEPVSEKALRERMPDGIDFDALMAELQQAYAGRGVNVVRIGGNWAFRTADDLGFLLQNEAVETRKLSRAALEVLATVAYHQPVTRAEVEEVRGVATSKGTLDVLLETGWVKMRGRRKTPGRPVTYGTTDAFLDHFGLAELRDLPGLDELKGAGLLQGRLPANFQIPVPDGVDDLAEDEDPFTPDDLEELGLLPPTGGDEDGE
- a CDS encoding ETC complex I subunit: MTARIFSPSKTAMQSGRAKTGSWVLEFERETARRIEPLMGYTSSSDMKSQIRLEFDSQEEAVAYAEREGLDYRVEPAPPARKARRVMSYADNFAYSRKTPWTH
- the nagZ gene encoding beta-N-acetylhexosaminidase; translation: MGIKAFITGVAGTSLSDEERSFIDHEHPWGLILFARNIEEPRQVHRLVDEFRESVGRGNAPVLIDQEGGRVQRLCPPHWEAYATARQLGDLWRHDPAAGEEAIRLHSRLIAFDLLNLGINVDCLPVLDVPVEGSHDIIGDRAYSSNPQEVAAMGRMACEGLLAGGVLPVVKHIPGHGRASTDSHLELPEVHAGHDALSATDFAPFKALADMPLAMTAHVRFHALDREHPATVSQSIITAIIRGEIGFDGLLMSDDLSMQALEGTLADRTEASIGAGCDMVLHCNGDMREMTEVASVCPVLEGRALERAENAEALLVESGEIDVDAARARYRDLLEPAV
- a CDS encoding segregation and condensation protein A, whose translation is MSDNPFNEPDFWARRDEDRAVSDPLLVVDVDGFEGPLDLLLELARRQKVDLSRISILALAEQYLEFIAEVRKLRIELAADYLVMAAWLAYLKSRLLLPDHEDDEEGPSGEELAAQLAFRLQRLEAMREAASRLINRNRLGRDFFPRGMPEPIVTEKTQQYEASLYDLLTAYAAQRQRNAISTVTISQRQVWSLSEAREILERMIGGLKDWTPLDSFLLDYIPDPKMRASVLASSFAASLEMVREGRLDVRQEGAYEPIYLKQQVN
- a CDS encoding DUF192 domain-containing protein, yielding MLLVAGSPAGAQQEAIPAPPPSSLEVEGRQAEEIWIVTKSGRFRFTAEIADDPQERSRGLMFRKSMPPKHGMLFDFGEVRPVHMWMRNTPLSLDMVFLDETGTVTSIAERTTPFSDAIIDSGGPISHVLELNAGIVRLIGLQPGDRVEHASFEQ